In one window of Tissierellales bacterium DNA:
- a CDS encoding sensor histidine kinase has translation MKLHTKIALMIVLIVVVLLGTTSLLSYNQVKDVVEIQMGNHAMDTAATIADVESIQKALGTRENLSEIQVKVEDIRANTSFQYIIVLDMKGIKYSYPYEESIGEIYRSGGERRALRNGESYISADRNVLISAIRAFKPIYYNGKQVGAVIVGLLIEPVYAEVGINSWTFWLDVLIAIVIAIVAARSLSVNIKKSMYGLEPEEIAQLLGQRELELYSLDRGLISIDTGGKILFFNKMAEQIFDLEESFLGKSIEVVDNYFSKPALEALETNEASYNIEIKLYDGRILLCNYTPFRNYNDEVIGTIAMFQDLTEVRELAEELTGIKMMADALRAQNHEFLNKLHTISGLMQLEEYDEAIQYIEAISSQRRGMTDRLKRKIFNVPLAGLLLAKYNKASECKIEFTISKDSNLTKLPRALNEDEMCSIVGNLVENAIDELKKIEGGKIQVTIYNDSEFLNIFVRDNGPGIPKKLEGKIFQKGVTTKEGNRGFGLYLVKNIVDRAEGIIELHENNGVEWHLEIPMK, from the coding sequence ATGAAATTGCATACTAAGATTGCGCTTATGATAGTTCTAATAGTGGTTGTACTTCTCGGAACGACATCGTTATTGTCGTATAATCAGGTTAAAGATGTGGTTGAAATACAAATGGGAAATCACGCAATGGATACTGCGGCAACTATAGCAGATGTAGAATCTATACAAAAAGCGCTTGGAACTCGAGAAAATCTAAGTGAGATACAAGTGAAAGTAGAAGATATAAGAGCGAATACAAGTTTTCAGTATATCATAGTACTTGATATGAAGGGGATAAAGTATTCGTATCCATATGAAGAATCCATAGGTGAAATTTACCGAAGTGGTGGAGAAAGGCGAGCTCTTAGAAATGGAGAATCATATATATCTGCCGATAGAAATGTTTTGATTTCAGCTATCAGGGCTTTTAAGCCAATATACTACAATGGAAAACAGGTTGGTGCAGTTATTGTTGGATTGCTGATAGAGCCTGTTTATGCTGAAGTGGGAATTAATTCATGGACGTTTTGGCTAGATGTTTTGATTGCTATAGTCATAGCTATAGTTGCGGCTAGATCGCTTTCAGTAAATATAAAGAAGTCTATGTATGGATTAGAGCCTGAGGAAATTGCTCAATTGCTAGGACAGAGAGAATTAGAACTATACTCTTTAGATCGTGGTTTGATATCTATTGATACTGGTGGTAAGATTTTGTTTTTTAATAAAATGGCAGAACAGATATTTGATTTAGAGGAAAGCTTTTTAGGAAAATCTATAGAAGTCGTTGATAATTATTTTTCAAAGCCAGCATTAGAAGCGTTAGAGACCAATGAGGCGAGTTACAATATTGAGATTAAATTATATGATGGCAGGATATTACTTTGCAATTACACTCCTTTTAGGAACTACAATGATGAGGTTATTGGTACTATTGCAATGTTTCAGGATTTGACAGAGGTTCGGGAGCTTGCAGAAGAGCTGACTGGAATAAAGATGATGGCAGATGCGCTTAGAGCTCAAAACCATGAGTTTTTGAACAAGCTTCACACGATTTCTGGGCTTATGCAATTAGAGGAATATGACGAAGCTATACAGTATATTGAAGCAATTTCATCACAGCGAAGAGGTATGACAGATAGGCTTAAGCGAAAGATATTTAACGTGCCACTAGCAGGTCTATTGCTTGCAAAATACAACAAAGCTTCTGAATGTAAAATAGAGTTTACTATATCTAAAGATTCTAATTTAACTAAACTTCCAAGGGCATTGAATGAAGATGAAATGTGTTCTATAGTGGGAAATTTAGTTGAAAATGCGATAGATGAACTTAAAAAAATTGAAGGTGGGAAAATTCAAGTTACTATTTACAATGATTCTGAGTTTCTAAATATTTTTGTCAGAGACAATGGACCAGGGATACCAAAAAAACTTGAAGGAAAGATATTTCAAAAAGGGGTCACAACAAAAGAAGGAAATAGAGGTTTTGGGCTCTATTTAGTGAAGAATATAGTTGATAGAGCTGAGGGAATTATAGAATTGCATGAGAATAATGGTGTAGAATGGCATTTAGAAATTCCTATGAAATGA
- a CDS encoding UbiX family flavin prenyltransferase: protein MSRFIVGITGASGSVYAKKLIETLAKDHMLHLVITKNGEEVFEYEIGKSFRRFVAELPYGHCHIEEIDNMFSILASGSSDLDGMLIVPCTMGTIGKINAGTSDNLLIRAADVMMKEGKPLVIVPRETPFSTLHLRNLHSLSSLGVKIVPPIPSFYDKPNTIDDLVGQSVGRIIKAMGVSNELYNRWSGGND, encoded by the coding sequence TTGAGTAGATTTATAGTGGGGATTACAGGAGCTAGCGGTAGTGTATATGCGAAAAAACTTATAGAAACATTAGCTAAAGACCATATGTTACATCTTGTGATAACTAAAAATGGTGAAGAAGTATTTGAATATGAAATAGGAAAGAGCTTTAGACGATTTGTAGCAGAATTGCCTTATGGGCATTGTCATATAGAAGAAATTGACAATATGTTTTCAATATTAGCGAGTGGTTCATCGGATTTAGATGGAATGTTAATAGTTCCGTGTACTATGGGAACTATAGGTAAAATAAATGCTGGTACATCTGATAATTTACTTATCAGAGCGGCAGATGTAATGATGAAAGAAGGAAAACCTCTTGTTATAGTGCCGAGAGAAACACCATTTTCTACACTTCATCTTAGAAATCTTCACAGTTTAAGTTCTCTAGGAGTCAAAATTGTACCTCCTATTCCTTCGTTTTACGACAAGCCTAATACTATTGATGATTTGGTTGGGCAAAGTGTTGGACGAATTATAAAAGCGATGGGTGTAAGTAATGAGCTTTATAATCGCTGGAGCGGTGGAAATGATTAG
- a CDS encoding ABC transporter permease — MKKLINIVIVFLAWELVAFVIHRAIVPYPHDIFVYMFSKGFLYYQSHIAYSLIRLLIGLSLTIIVSLFIGILAFDRPKMKSFVDKATYWSYPIPKMSLLPIVMMFLGLSESTKITMIFLITFFPAIINIRDALELIPESVLELFYSLGASKKILIKRVLFPAILPAIFTSMRISVGIALSVLFFTENFGTTHGLGYLIMNAWMRIDYTGMYAGVFIISLIGVIMYSGLDFLGKKACPWLTRR, encoded by the coding sequence ATGAAAAAGTTGATTAATATAGTGATTGTATTTTTAGCATGGGAATTGGTAGCATTTGTTATTCACAGAGCAATAGTACCTTATCCACATGATATTTTTGTATATATGTTTTCAAAGGGATTTTTATATTATCAAAGTCACATAGCATATAGTCTCATAAGATTACTTATAGGACTAAGTTTGACTATAATTGTTAGCTTGTTCATAGGAATACTGGCATTTGACAGACCTAAAATGAAATCATTTGTGGATAAGGCTACTTATTGGTCATATCCAATACCAAAGATGTCGTTGTTGCCTATTGTGATGATGTTTCTAGGGCTAAGCGAATCGACAAAGATTACCATGATATTTTTGATTACATTTTTCCCTGCTATTATAAATATAAGAGATGCGCTAGAACTTATACCTGAGAGTGTCTTAGAGTTGTTTTATTCACTAGGAGCTAGCAAGAAAATTTTAATTAAGAGAGTACTATTTCCTGCAATACTTCCCGCTATATTTACATCTATGAGAATAAGTGTTGGTATAGCACTTTCAGTTTTGTTTTTCACAGAAAACTTTGGTACTACACATGGTCTTGGTTATCTGATAATGAATGCTTGGATGAGAATTGATTATACAGGAATGTATGCAGGTGTATTTATTATAAGTTTGATAGGGGTAATTATGTATAGTGGCCTAGACTTTTTAGGAAAGAAAGCTTGTCCTTGGCTTACGAGGAGGTAG
- the ubiA gene encoding putative 4-hydroxybenzoate polyprenyltransferase — protein sequence MVLNKLKAYGELVMFSHTLFSLPFAMISMIWAAEGLPGMKLFILILVALISGRTGANALNRWVDKDIDKKNPRTSDRQLPQGRMKGKEVLGLTAICFIIFEVAAFLINPLCFYLSPLALFLFCIYSYTKRFTWASHIVLGIAIAGAPVGAWLAVRGEFDFIPIILGAIVALWVAGFDMLYATQDIEFDRSNKLYSIPAYFGLKNGLLIAKCFHVMMIILLYGLAIFRTLGIAYFIGVTIAAGLLIMEHFIVKPENRGTMKIASYGLNQVLSVVVFTFTIVDFLIVG from the coding sequence ATGGTATTAAATAAGCTAAAAGCTTATGGCGAACTTGTGATGTTTTCTCATACACTATTTTCACTTCCGTTTGCTATGATATCTATGATTTGGGCAGCAGAGGGATTACCAGGTATGAAACTATTTATTTTAATATTAGTGGCACTCATAAGTGGTAGAACAGGAGCAAATGCTCTTAATCGCTGGGTGGATAAAGATATAGATAAGAAAAACCCTAGAACGAGCGATAGACAATTGCCTCAAGGTAGAATGAAAGGCAAAGAGGTGCTAGGACTCACAGCTATTTGTTTTATTATATTTGAAGTAGCTGCATTCTTGATAAATCCTCTATGCTTCTACTTATCGCCACTTGCATTATTTTTGTTTTGTATTTATTCATATACAAAAAGATTTACATGGGCTAGTCACATAGTACTTGGTATTGCTATAGCTGGAGCTCCGGTCGGGGCATGGCTTGCTGTTCGTGGTGAGTTTGATTTTATTCCTATAATACTTGGAGCGATAGTTGCACTTTGGGTTGCTGGATTTGATATGCTCTATGCAACTCAAGATATTGAATTTGATAGAAGCAATAAGCTTTATTCAATTCCTGCATACTTTGGTTTGAAGAATGGATTGCTTATAGCAAAGTGTTTTCACGTAATGATGATAATTTTGCTTTATGGTTTAGCGATATTTAGAACATTAGGAATAGCGTATTTTATAGGGGTTACAATAGCGGCAGGGCTGTTGATTATGGAACATTTTATTGTAAAACCAGAAAATCGAGGAACTATGAAAATCGCATCTTACGGATTGAATCAGGTACTCTCGGTGGTAGTGTTTACGTTTACTATAGTAGATTTTTTGATAGTGGGGTGA
- a CDS encoding response regulator, with product MIKVMIVEDDPMVCEINKKFLAKVDGFELSTTAKTLEEAKVKIKNDVPDLILLDIFFPNGKGIDLIKWLRREGFSSDVIFITADNNTETFEEAFRYGAVDYIIKPFVLDRFKTALNKYASRRLHLRNNEEIDQSLVDRYVYQDLEAKTETSNRIMMKGFSQHTFDKVNEAIESWEKETFTAEEIAKEIGVSRITARRYLDYLEREGKLEIEFEYGKVGRPQNKYKLKK from the coding sequence ATGATTAAGGTGATGATTGTAGAAGACGATCCTATGGTTTGTGAAATAAATAAGAAATTTTTGGCAAAAGTTGATGGTTTTGAGCTTAGCACTACAGCTAAAACATTAGAGGAAGCTAAGGTAAAAATAAAAAACGATGTGCCAGATTTGATATTACTCGATATCTTTTTCCCAAATGGAAAAGGGATTGATTTAATAAAATGGCTAAGGCGTGAAGGTTTTTCTAGTGATGTGATTTTTATAACTGCAGATAATAACACAGAGACGTTTGAAGAGGCTTTTAGATATGGCGCAGTTGATTATATTATCAAACCATTTGTACTTGATAGATTTAAGACTGCTCTAAATAAGTATGCTAGCAGACGATTGCATTTAAGAAATAATGAAGAAATAGATCAATCGCTTGTTGATAGATATGTCTATCAGGATTTAGAGGCAAAAACTGAGACTAGTAATAGAATTATGATGAAAGGTTTCAGTCAGCATACATTTGATAAAGTGAACGAAGCTATTGAATCATGGGAAAAAGAAACATTTACAGCAGAGGAAATTGCTAAAGAAATTGGAGTTTCGAGAATAACAGCAAGGCGCTATCTAGACTATTTAGAGCGAGAAGGCAAGCTTGAGATAGAATTTGAATATGGTAAAGTCGGGAGACCGCAAAACAAATACAAATTAAAAAAATAA
- a CDS encoding ABC transporter substrate-binding protein, whose product MKKRIIMMIAMAMMVFTGCQAKEEMTQTSLKFGMMPSDSAAPLVVAEQQGYFKEEGIDVSLELFFSAKDRDSAFHTGNLDGADYDLITAMMTPKADFDLVVGSSSEGSFKFLGAKTDDPKKLEGTKLGLSRNTIIEFYTDKFLKTYDMTEESITKEEIPQIPVRLQMLQEGQIGGAVLPDPLATLAIKKGASLIKDSVEFENQVSVYVFNREFAEKNPLLVEKFYSAYDKGVDYINSHEKNEYLPLLIEKLNFPAPITDSYKPLEYAKRNMPTEASVKEVNEWLLEKELIEKEVEYKEIILQK is encoded by the coding sequence ATGAAGAAAAGAATTATTATGATGATTGCAATGGCGATGATGGTATTTACTGGGTGCCAAGCAAAAGAAGAAATGACACAGACTAGCTTGAAATTTGGTATGATGCCAAGTGATTCAGCAGCTCCACTAGTTGTAGCAGAACAGCAAGGATATTTTAAAGAAGAGGGAATAGATGTAAGCTTAGAGTTGTTTTTTAGTGCAAAAGATAGAGATAGTGCATTTCACACGGGCAATCTAGATGGAGCGGATTATGATCTTATAACAGCTATGATGACACCTAAAGCGGATTTTGATTTGGTTGTAGGTTCGTCAAGTGAAGGTAGTTTTAAGTTTTTGGGAGCAAAGACGGATGATCCTAAAAAATTAGAGGGAACAAAATTAGGTCTTTCTAGAAATACTATAATAGAGTTTTATACAGACAAATTTTTGAAAACATATGATATGACAGAAGAATCTATAACAAAAGAAGAAATTCCTCAAATACCAGTTAGACTTCAAATGTTACAAGAAGGGCAAATTGGTGGTGCTGTGCTTCCAGATCCATTAGCAACATTGGCTATCAAAAAAGGTGCAAGTCTTATAAAGGACTCTGTTGAATTTGAAAATCAAGTTAGTGTATATGTATTTAATAGAGAATTTGCTGAAAAAAATCCTTTGCTTGTAGAAAAATTTTATTCAGCATATGACAAAGGTGTAGACTATATCAATTCACATGAGAAGAATGAATATTTACCACTTTTAATAGAGAAATTAAATTTCCCAGCACCTATAACAGATAGCTATAAGCCGCTTGAGTATGCTAAGAGAAATATGCCAACAGAAGCAAGTGTAAAAGAAGTAAATGAGTGGCTTTTAGAGAAAGAATTAATAGAAAAAGAAGTTGAATATAAAGAAATTATATTGCAAAAATAA
- a CDS encoding FMN-binding protein: protein MQKSRYKDFEGLKTRTRKEYLVHGSKLIVGIGTIFLLAVAYNLFGPKPILYKPGVYTGEGQGHHSKIVVQIETTAYQITDVIIIEENEMPIIGKVVYKEIPESVIRYNTANVNMVAGATYTSTGVLNAIEEAIDQAKINRESDERQ, encoded by the coding sequence ATGCAAAAGAGTAGGTATAAAGATTTTGAGGGATTAAAAACTAGAACTAGAAAAGAATATTTAGTACATGGTAGTAAGCTGATAGTAGGAATCGGAACTATATTTTTGCTAGCTGTAGCGTACAATTTATTTGGACCTAAACCGATATTGTACAAGCCGGGAGTTTATACTGGTGAAGGTCAAGGTCATCACAGCAAGATAGTAGTGCAAATAGAAACTACAGCCTATCAAATTACTGATGTTATCATAATTGAGGAAAATGAAATGCCTATTATTGGGAAAGTTGTTTACAAGGAGATACCGGAAAGTGTGATACGCTACAACACTGCAAATGTAAACATGGTAGCAGGAGCTACGTATACGAGTACTGGTGTATTGAATGCGATTGAAGAGGCGATAGATCAAGCAAAAATAAATAGAGAAAGTGACGAAAGACAATGA
- a CDS encoding flavocytochrome c, producing the protein MFKKLGVLFCTAVVAVSLTACGGAKEISKTNNTFTGEAEGKNGPIKVEVTIENNEIQKIDVLDSKESEFTDQVFEDMIATIVEANTAEVDAISGATVTSSAIIAAVADAVAKSGVELTAKAVEEKAVKVEDVTTDVVVVGAGGAGFSAAIEAKEQGAKVILIEKNAVVGGNTSYATGGLNAAETSVQKTNEIEDSVELFIEDTMKGGKNLNDPELVKVLAENGAETVEWLIEMGADLTDIGRMGGASANRAHRPTGGAPVGNHLVKTLEAKAKAIDLEVRTQTRAIELVTKDGAVTGVKVEDGSGNQYTINAEAVVITTGGFGANQEKVVEFDPALKGFGTTNGPGATGDALDLVKPLNVALVDMTQIQTHPTVVPKKNKLITEAVRGNGAILVNRDAKRFIDELETRDTVSEAELEQEGGTGFLVFDQNVRESLSAIEKYHKAGLLTEANSVAELAEAMGVDAKTLEETVATYNTYVEANEDADFGRSTMTTTLSKAPYYAVEVGPAVHHTMGGLKINTQAQVINEAGEVIDGLYAAGEVTGGVHGANRLGGNALADITTYGRIAGANAAAESVEK; encoded by the coding sequence ATGTTCAAGAAATTAGGCGTTCTTTTTTGCACAGCAGTAGTAGCCGTATCTTTGACGGCCTGTGGGGGAGCAAAAGAAATTAGTAAGACAAACAATACTTTTACTGGAGAAGCAGAGGGTAAAAATGGCCCAATCAAGGTAGAGGTAACTATCGAAAACAATGAGATTCAAAAGATTGACGTATTAGACAGCAAAGAGTCAGAGTTTACTGACCAAGTATTTGAAGACATGATAGCTACAATTGTAGAAGCAAATACTGCAGAAGTAGATGCAATCAGTGGTGCGACTGTTACAAGTAGTGCTATTATAGCGGCAGTAGCAGATGCTGTTGCAAAATCAGGGGTAGAACTTACTGCGAAAGCTGTTGAAGAAAAAGCAGTTAAAGTAGAAGATGTTACAACTGATGTAGTAGTTGTTGGAGCTGGTGGAGCTGGATTTAGTGCAGCTATCGAAGCTAAAGAGCAAGGTGCAAAAGTTATCTTAATCGAAAAAAATGCTGTAGTTGGTGGAAACACAAGCTATGCAACAGGTGGATTGAATGCTGCTGAGACTAGCGTTCAAAAGACAAATGAAATTGAAGATAGTGTTGAACTTTTCATTGAAGATACAATGAAGGGTGGAAAGAACTTAAATGATCCTGAATTGGTTAAGGTATTAGCTGAAAATGGTGCAGAGACAGTTGAGTGGTTAATTGAAATGGGCGCAGACCTTACTGATATTGGTCGTATGGGTGGAGCTAGTGCAAACAGAGCTCACAGACCAACAGGTGGAGCTCCAGTTGGAAATCACTTAGTAAAGACATTAGAAGCAAAAGCTAAAGCTATTGACCTTGAAGTTAGAACTCAGACAAGAGCTATTGAATTAGTTACTAAAGATGGCGCTGTTACTGGTGTTAAAGTAGAAGATGGTTCTGGTAACCAATACACAATCAATGCAGAAGCAGTTGTAATCACTACAGGTGGATTTGGTGCAAACCAAGAAAAAGTTGTAGAATTTGATCCAGCACTTAAAGGATTTGGAACTACTAATGGTCCTGGAGCTACTGGAGATGCGTTGGATTTAGTTAAACCATTAAACGTAGCATTAGTTGACATGACTCAGATTCAAACACATCCAACAGTTGTACCTAAGAAAAACAAACTAATAACAGAAGCTGTTAGAGGTAATGGTGCAATTTTAGTAAATAGAGACGCAAAGAGATTTATTGACGAATTAGAAACTAGAGATACAGTTTCAGAAGCAGAGCTTGAGCAAGAAGGCGGAACTGGATTCTTAGTATTTGACCAAAATGTTAGAGAGAGTTTAAGTGCTATTGAGAAATATCACAAAGCAGGTCTTTTAACAGAGGCAAATAGTGTTGCAGAATTAGCAGAAGCTATGGGCGTTGATGCTAAGACATTAGAAGAAACTGTTGCGACATATAACACATATGTAGAAGCTAATGAAGATGCAGACTTTGGACGTTCTACTATGACAACTACACTTAGCAAAGCTCCATATTACGCAGTTGAGGTTGGACCAGCAGTACACCATACAATGGGTGGACTTAAGATCAACACTCAGGCTCAAGTAATAAATGAAGCAGGAGAAGTAATCGACGGATTATACGCTGCTGGAGAAGTAACTGGTGGAGTTCACGGAGCAAACCGTTTAGGTGGTAATGCGTTAGCTGATATCACTACTTACGGAAGAATTGCAGGAGCAAATGCAGCTGCAGAATCAGTAGAAAAATAG
- a CDS encoding ATP-binding cassette domain-containing protein has product MSFIIAGAVEMIRFENVSFSYEDSQNLIFDKMCVDFSVGELFALLGPSGIGKSTFIRLLSGIEMPNSGHIYIEGDKINSKRHRLGLVPQDNGLVEWLDVKSNICIGTEIKQNFDREFFNTLVEIMGISECLDSYPSRLSGGQQKRVAIARALLVKPHVLLLDEPFVSLDEQTSGKIQDLILKLHDKYKVTMILVTHRYKEALYLGERIGVLGGKPAKFVDIVENDIQGNRSDIERDEYLKRLNSLETIMKESHSV; this is encoded by the coding sequence ATGAGCTTTATAATCGCTGGAGCGGTGGAAATGATTAGATTTGAAAATGTGTCATTCTCCTATGAGGATAGTCAAAATTTGATATTTGATAAAATGTGTGTTGATTTTTCGGTGGGAGAGCTATTTGCACTTTTAGGGCCTTCAGGAATAGGAAAATCAACATTTATAAGATTATTATCTGGAATAGAGATGCCTAATAGTGGGCATATATATATTGAAGGAGATAAGATAAATTCAAAGAGACATAGATTGGGATTAGTTCCACAGGACAATGGATTAGTTGAGTGGCTTGATGTTAAAAGTAATATTTGTATAGGTACTGAAATTAAGCAGAATTTCGATAGAGAATTCTTCAATACTTTAGTTGAAATTATGGGAATATCTGAATGCTTGGATTCTTATCCATCAAGGTTAAGTGGTGGGCAGCAAAAGAGAGTTGCGATTGCACGAGCACTTTTAGTTAAGCCACATGTATTGCTATTGGATGAACCATTTGTATCATTGGATGAACAAACGTCTGGGAAAATTCAAGATTTGATATTGAAATTACATGATAAATACAAAGTTACTATGATTTTAGTTACTCATAGATATAAAGAAGCGCTATATTTAGGGGAGCGAATTGGAGTTCTTGGAGGGAAGCCTGCTAAATTTGTTGATATTGTGGAAAATGATATTCAAGGAAATAGAAGTGATATCGAAAGAGATGAGTATTTGAAAAGATTGAATTCGCTTGAGACTATAATGAAGGAGAGTCACAGCGTATGA